AATGAACTAGCTCACGTTCTTAGTTTACAATTTGGAGTTTTGAACTAAGTTCATGGATGCAAATTAATTGctagtttgtgtttctttgacatgctttaaaaaggaaaaaatagaaTCTTGTCGGACGCCGGTCCTTCACCACCAGGTCGGGGGGCAGTTTCATACCACTGACCATAAGAACTCATCAGTGTGACACTTTCCCATTATACTGTTTTACCTCTATTAACAGTATTTTAAATCGATAAACTGAATGAACAGAAATGTAGTAAATGTGTATAGATAcacaatttcttttttaaaaagacataGAAAGACTTCCACTGTGGTCTTGAGTAATCGGAGTCATGATTCCTGGAAAGAGACCATTGGGGTCGTCCCGTAACCGTAAGGTAGCCGGTTGGAtcccccattagttgcatgttgaagtgtccttgagcaagacactgaaccccagttgctccccaggcgcttcactgcagcccactgctccttaataactaaggatgggttaaatgaaGAGAAGAATTACCCCACAGGGATCTATAAAAGTGTaaattgctttctttcttttctcgtgAGTTTCTCCAATTAATTGTTGGGCTCTTGTAACACCACAAGCATCTCGTTCTGTTATTCAAGAGAAAGCAGACATCTCTAGGCCAATATCTCTAAACTTGCACTAAAACAACCTAGACTAATAAATAGTAATACAGGTAAGAGGAAGATctgattacattttaatttttagggtgaactgtcccttttttAACAATGAATGAAATGTACAAGCGGTGATATTTGTGTTTATTACCTGACCAATCACCATCAGGCTAGAGCAGCAAAGCAGGTAGTCTGCCTGAAGCTGACCGCTGTGGAAAGCTGACGCTGCGCTCACAGCCCAGTGTTTGTCTAACCCCCGCTGTGCAGGGAAGACAGATCAGTAAGAGGCAGCGGTCCGCACAGGAAGTGCCTGGTGAAGCGTGCAACGGGCTAGAAAATCTGCAAGCTAGCACTCAATTGACACatgctgcatacacacacattcaggacGGACACACCAGCTCAATGCGAccccacatgcacacagacactcagtcaactctccctccttctctgtgcaTTTGCTGGCTCAAGGCTCTTATTCCAAAATGACTGTCAGGCTCTCAAAGTGCGACTCAGACCCTATTTGTGGACACCGgatgagtttttttgttttgttggtacAGCCATAAAAGCGGTACCGGAGTCTTCTGTCATGCTCGTCCACAGAGGTGTCGGACTGGTACTCCTCAGACTTTCCTCTAAACTTACACGACCGATCTAAGTGGAGATGCTCAGTGTGGACAATGTCTAGTTCATGCAGGAACTCTTATTAGCGAAACAGCAATCCTCTTCATATACTACAGTCGTTGTGACCGCAGGAAAAGCAGATGTGGGCTTAATAACTTTTACGACGGCTCGGTTCAATTAAATGTGCATTAGCATATAGCATTGCGCAATAGCAGGGCTCACCCGAATGGAGCGcaatttaaaatgtcttaagacCTCAACAATATTAAAGGGGAACTACGGCCATTTTCAAAATTGTTATTCATATAATTTAAGGTAGTCCACAATTTTGCATTGTTCATGAAGCAGAGCCAGACGTTTTACTTGACATCACACGTTTGAGACTTCTCTGCGTTCTGGCTTTGAGAGAGGAGCTCACGTTCACAAACATGAACTGAAATCTCATATCGGAATTCTTAAGTTAGGCAGCGTTAACCTTTAACTTCAAAGATTTATATaccaattttcttttttctcccacgGGTAGATCCAGCCCCAGCGCTCCCGTCGGTGTTGCTGGTTCTCAGGAAACATTCCCTGCATACCAGTCAAATGTGGTTTCACTCTGTAGAGTGACGTCCACCGGGAGTGGAATTGCTTAAAACCTGTTTTACATTTCTTCTCGTACCCACAGCAGAAAACATTTGTGACCTCGTTTTttcaggtcccccccccccccccccatctcggacacacacacacacacaggctgaagCTCCGTTTGCCCTCTTTAACTATCTATTTACGAGCTTTACTCTTTTATGGGCTGGCGGCATGCAGAGACCTGCTGCAGACGCTTGGAAGACGAGCTCTGCTCGGTCTCTGTGAGCCGATTGTTCTAAATTTATTCACCCTCATTTCAATATCACTAAGTGTCTGGATTTTAAAAGTTGAAGGAGGTTGGCTGTAATAATAAGTCTCTTTGGAAAACTCGTACATTATGGAGACTTGGAAAGGTCCGTGGGGACACGCTGTGCTTGTAGCTGAATGGATTATCTAATCAATAATGTCCCCAGATCAAATCTCCTGCTTCAGCAGACGTAGCCTTGCTCTACAACATCGATTCTGTCCGTGTAAAAGATGTAGACCAGATTCAAGTGGAGAGCCAATTACAAttatattttctcttttattacatttttttaaaacagaacTTTCCACAGGTTGTCGCTTGTTTAGTTTGATCCTTTAATCTTGTATGAACACGGCAGCATGGCTGCTAATTATACAGGAAAAATATAGCTGTTTATTTACAATATAACATTCAACATTAACAATTCTCAGTTGAGGTATTTAAATGTGCGTTCAACCGTTCTATGATGCTACAAATTCACCCAGAAATGTGCgatccttcttccctcctctgcTGGTGTTGATGGTTAACATGAGAGTTTTAACGCTGTGTTGCTCCTCAGGGTCATCCTCGCTCTGGGCATCTCCATGACCTTCATCAACATACCAGTGGAGTGGTTCTCTGTTGGCTTCAACTGGAGCTGGATGCTGCTTTTCGGGGACATCAGGCAGGGCATCTTCTACTCCATGCTGCTCTCTTTCTGGATCATCTTCTGTGGGGAGCACCTCATGGTACTGTACGCTGCAGCAGcatttactttatatttagCTGCATTCATTTGTTTACCTTCTTTAGCCCTCAGGGGCCTTCTGCAGAGAACATCTCAACAGATGTCATCGTCTTTTGATACTTAACACTGAAGAGACCTTTTTGTATATTAAATCAGTTTCTCTCGGGTTtttgccaatgtgtgtgtgtgtgtacgtactcTGGATGGACACTCATTCACACCAGGTACCGTAACGCATTAAAAGAGCTTATTATGGCTACATGAATGTTGTCTCTACTATGGCCTTGAGCACAAAGGATACAGCCCACCCTTTACGTGTGTTTTGCCCTTTTCTCTCAGGACCAGACGGAGAGGAACCGTTGCTCAGTTTACTGGAAGCAAGTCGGCCCCATCGTGTTTGGCTCCTTCTGCCTGTTTATCTTTGACATGTGCGAGAGGTGAGGCCAGGGTTTTAATATTTGTTTCACTATTTATAACAAGTTATTTATTATACAATTGAAAACCAAATATCGGTATGCAATGCATTATTAAAATTAATCTTGTGAATCtgtcacattttatttaaatgatcaTGCCTTATCTGTGTCTCATGTGCTTTTTGTAACAACATCTTGTGactcattaaaatgtgtttatgtttggtGCCACCAGAGGGGTCCAGCTGACCAACCCGTTCTACAGCATCTGGGCGTCTGATGTGGGAACTGAGCTTGCTGTATCCTTTTTTATAAATTGTGTTTGACAACAGCATGAGCAACGAAGCACTCTCCTTGAAGCTCTGATGGTAATGAAAACCCTAAGGAGTGGAAATGGCCAAATCACGTTTTTCAATTTAATCTCATTTCAAAATCTTGTTTTTGGACCGCATGCGTGCCACGGCCCTGCCTCTGGTTCTTTTGCATGAGCACGAACTGGAAACTGCTATCTAGACTAATAAGATGAGAAATAATTTAGTAAGGCCATATGTGAAAGCATTGCCTTGGGTATCGAATGGATGTGTTCATGTGCGTGTCCCTGTTTATTTGCTTTGCTCTTGGAGCAGAGCAATGCAGGATTCATCAGCACACATCTTCAGAAACAGCTGCCCAACTCCCCATCTATTCTCCCTTTTCTTACTTTTTGAGTGTCATCCAGAGGAAAAAGAAGCCATTATGCTTCCGAATCCCAGTGGTTTGACAAAGAAAGTCACCAGTCTGCAATATATTTGTAATGTCACCTTCTGGAGCATGTAACGCAAAACCTGCACACCGGTACCCAACATGTACTTGATTTACAATGAGCAAATGCATCTTCCATATACCACCACTCTTAGAAAAGAGGTTGCTATATATCTTTACATTTCCTTGACTAGTGTTTCCTCAGATGGCATTCATAATTGTGGCCGGGATCTGTGCCTGTctctacttcctcttcctctgcttcatGGTTTTTCAAGTCTTCCGCAACATCAGCGGTAAGAGGACGTCCCTGCCCGCAATGTCCAAGGCCAGACGGCTGCactatgaggtgtgtgtggtttcttCTCTCATTTCTCATACCAATTAAAAACAGTTGAGTTATGACGGGACCCAATTATTTCTCTGCTACACAGATTGTATTTTATTAATTGTTTTGGTACTAACTCGCCCCCTTTCCTGCCCTTCAGGGTCTGATCTTCAGGTTCAAGTTCCTCATGCTGGTCACGCTGACCTGTGCCGCCATGActgtcatcttcttcatcatcagtcAGGTGAGTGCcacaatgaataataataataatgccgtCGACAGGAGACTATTTAGGTGATTAgtgatatttttttacaattttacaGGGACGATAAAAGCTATTTTGCCACTGTGCCAAAACCATACAAGACTCCACCCAACAAAAGACTGACTTGAATGATCaacatgtctgtgtctgtgtgcaggtgAATGAGGGCCACTGGCACTGGGGTGAGCACACGGTGCAGGTGAACAGCGCCTTCTTCACCGGCATCTACGGCATGTGGAACCTGTACGTGTTCGCCATCATGTTCCTCTACGCACCGTCTCACAAACGTTATGGAGACGATCAGTCGACTGGTCAGTGCATCAC
This portion of the Pseudoliparis swirei isolate HS2019 ecotype Mariana Trench chromosome 8, NWPU_hadal_v1, whole genome shotgun sequence genome encodes:
- the wls gene encoding protein wntless homolog, coding for MPWGPNQCDKIRTFDEAMAKKIEANNIVFAVHIPLPNKEMSPWFQFMLVILQFDIAFKMDNQIEDGAMATIDVGLAYRDDTVSEWTEMAHSFEQRKLNCNFTAAKTFENEGRYYECDPLPFMEVGSVAHKYYLLNIRLPVNERKKVNVGIGEIKDIRLVSIHQNGGFTKVWFAMKTFLTPSILMIMIWYWRRISLMRRPPVLLEKVILALGISMTFINIPVEWFSVGFNWSWMLLFGDIRQGIFYSMLLSFWIIFCGEHLMDQTERNRCSVYWKQVGPIVFGSFCLFIFDMCERGVQLTNPFYSIWASDVGTELAMAFIIVAGICACLYFLFLCFMVFQVFRNISGKRTSLPAMSKARRLHYEGLIFRFKFLMLVTLTCAAMTVIFFIISQVNEGHWHWGEHTVQVNSAFFTGIYGMWNLYVFAIMFLYAPSHKRYGDDQSTGQCITGDTGANSGEDIQLTTTITHVDGPTEIYKMTGKGAQE